In one Sphingobium indicum B90A genomic region, the following are encoded:
- a CDS encoding RidA family protein, translated as MSIEARLTELGIALPAAAAPVAAYVAAVEANGLLHISGQISLSDGQLMTGRLGEDRDLDYGVKAARACGLNLIAQMKAALGSLDRVERIVKLGAFISSTPEFTDQPKVANGASELMVDVFGEAGKHARSAVGVPVLPLGAAVEIDAIVLVRPA; from the coding sequence ATGAGCATCGAAGCCCGCCTGACCGAACTGGGCATCGCCCTTCCCGCCGCCGCCGCGCCGGTCGCCGCCTATGTCGCGGCGGTGGAGGCGAACGGCCTGCTGCATATCTCCGGCCAGATCTCGCTGTCCGACGGCCAGTTGATGACCGGCCGCCTGGGCGAGGACCGCGACCTGGACTATGGCGTCAAGGCGGCGCGCGCCTGCGGCCTGAACCTGATCGCCCAGATGAAGGCGGCGCTGGGCAGCCTGGACCGGGTCGAGCGGATCGTGAAGCTGGGCGCCTTCATCAGCAGCACGCCCGAATTCACCGACCAGCCCAAGGTCGCCAATGGCGCGTCCGAACTGATGGTCGATGTCTTTGGCGAGGCGGGCAAGCATGCCCGCAGCGCCGTGGGGGTTCCGGTGCTGCCGCTGGGCGCGGCGGTAGAGATCGACGCGATCGTCCTTGTCCGCCCGGCCTGA
- a CDS encoding glycerophosphodiester phosphodiesterase family protein produces MSARPDALPFLTERPFAHRGLHGGRISENGMAAFAAAVAAGFGIECDVRLSRDGVAIVFHDAALRRMTGENGSVQDHDAGAIDRLMLPDGGGVPRLRALLDLCGTDIPLLVEIKVDGRHVQPICMAVAEDLARRPKTPAAVMSFNPAAMRWFRRRRPNVARGLVISEQGKRGWRGRIGRALALWAAKPDFIACDIRDLPSSLSARARRRGLPVLTWTVRGEEERARAALHADQIIFERSHD; encoded by the coding sequence TTGTCCGCCCGGCCTGACGCCCTCCCCTTCCTGACCGAACGCCCCTTCGCCCATCGCGGGCTGCACGGGGGCCGGATCAGCGAAAACGGCATGGCGGCCTTCGCGGCCGCCGTCGCCGCCGGTTTCGGCATCGAATGCGACGTGCGCCTGAGCCGCGACGGCGTCGCCATCGTCTTCCACGACGCCGCGCTGCGCCGCATGACGGGCGAAAATGGGTCCGTGCAGGACCATGATGCCGGGGCGATAGACCGGCTGATGCTGCCCGACGGCGGCGGCGTTCCCCGTCTTCGCGCCCTGCTGGACCTGTGCGGGACGGATATCCCGCTGCTTGTCGAGATCAAGGTGGACGGGCGGCATGTCCAGCCGATCTGCATGGCGGTCGCCGAGGATCTGGCGCGGCGGCCCAAGACGCCGGCAGCCGTCATGTCGTTCAATCCCGCGGCGATGCGCTGGTTCAGGCGCCGCCGGCCCAATGTGGCGCGCGGGCTGGTGATCAGCGAACAGGGGAAGCGGGGCTGGCGCGGCAGGATCGGGCGCGCTCTTGCACTTTGGGCGGCGAAACCCGATTTTATCGCCTGTGACATTCGCGACCTGCCTTCTTCCCTGTCCGCCCGCGCCCGCCGGAGGGGCCTGCCCGTGCTGACATGGACGGTGCGCGGCGAGGAGGAGCGCGCCCGCGCCGCGCTGCACGCCGACCAGATCATCTTCGAGCGGTCGCATGACTGA
- a CDS encoding GNAT family N-acetyltransferase has protein sequence MTECVARLAQGVAELPRDQWDACAGDANPFMSWDFLTALERSGSVGGHSGWQPLPLVIDGPDGRIAAAAPLYGKTHSQGEYVFDHGWADAWERAGGQYYPKIQIASPFSPVPGPRLLLRDEALAPALIAGMEAVVEQNGLSSAHATFVAPEQVPLFEAAGWLIREDSQFHWTNRGYRDFSDFLADLSSAKRKNIRKERERAVEGLEIVHLTGAALTEAHWDIFWTFYQDTGARKWGRPYLTRAFFSLLGESMADRVLLVLALRQGQPIAGALNLIGADTLYGRYWGCTEDVPNLHFELCYYQAIDIAIARGLKRVEAGAQGGHKLARGYAPEPTFSAHFIPNDSFRRAVADFLAAERQGVQRDRIWLTERTPFRKGEARPD, from the coding sequence ATGACTGAGTGCGTGGCGCGCCTGGCCCAAGGCGTGGCCGAACTGCCGCGGGACCAGTGGGACGCCTGCGCGGGGGACGCCAATCCTTTCATGAGCTGGGATTTCCTGACCGCGCTGGAACGGTCCGGCAGCGTCGGCGGCCATAGCGGCTGGCAACCCCTGCCGCTGGTGATCGACGGGCCGGACGGGCGGATCGCCGCTGCCGCGCCGCTTTACGGCAAGACCCACAGCCAGGGCGAATATGTGTTCGACCATGGCTGGGCCGACGCCTGGGAACGGGCGGGCGGGCAATATTATCCGAAGATCCAGATCGCCTCCCCCTTTTCGCCGGTGCCGGGGCCGCGCTTGCTGCTGCGCGACGAAGCCCTGGCCCCGGCGCTGATCGCGGGGATGGAGGCGGTGGTGGAGCAGAACGGGCTGTCATCCGCCCATGCGACCTTCGTCGCGCCGGAGCAGGTGCCGCTGTTCGAGGCGGCGGGCTGGCTGATCCGGGAGGACAGCCAGTTCCACTGGACCAATCGCGGCTATCGCGATTTCAGCGATTTCCTGGCCGACCTGTCGAGCGCAAAGCGCAAGAATATCCGCAAGGAACGCGAACGGGCGGTCGAGGGGCTGGAGATCGTCCACCTGACCGGCGCGGCGCTGACCGAGGCGCATTGGGATATTTTCTGGACCTTCTACCAGGATACCGGGGCGCGCAAATGGGGCCGGCCCTATCTGACCCGCGCCTTCTTCTCCCTGCTGGGGGAGAGCATGGCCGACCGGGTGCTGCTGGTGCTGGCGCTGCGGCAGGGGCAGCCGATCGCGGGCGCGCTCAACCTGATCGGCGCGGATACGCTGTACGGCCGCTATTGGGGCTGCACCGAGGACGTGCCCAACCTGCATTTCGAGCTATGCTATTATCAGGCGATTGACATCGCCATCGCCCGCGGGCTGAAACGAGTGGAGGCCGGCGCGCAGGGCGGCCACAAGCTGGCGCGCGGCTATGCGCCGGAGCCGACCTTCTCGGCCCATTTCATCCCCAATGACAGCTTCCGCCGCGCCGTGGCCGATTTCCTGGCGGCAGAGCGACAGGGCGTGCAGCGCGACCGGATCTGGCTGACCGAAAGGACGCCCTTTCGAAAGGGCGAGGCGCGGCCGGACTAA
- a CDS encoding SEL1-like repeat protein, with translation MANGLKSAQFLMESRFAGAAGGTAEACFDLGVAYSCGTGGLPVDLIEAHKWFNLAALKGSEEGQTMRAEVAGEMSAREIAEAQRQARALMAATQLRAA, from the coding sequence ATGGCCAATGGACTGAAGAGCGCGCAGTTTCTGATGGAAAGCCGGTTCGCGGGAGCGGCGGGCGGAACCGCAGAGGCCTGTTTCGATCTGGGCGTCGCCTATAGCTGCGGCACGGGCGGTCTGCCCGTCGACCTGATCGAGGCGCATAAATGGTTCAATCTCGCCGCGCTCAAGGGCAGCGAGGAAGGGCAGACGATGCGCGCGGAAGTGGCCGGGGAAATGTCGGCGCGCGAAATCGCCGAGGCGCAGCGGCAGGCGCGCGCGCTGATGGCCGCGACGCAATTGCGCGCCGCCTGA